The nucleotide window CGACGACGTGGCGGTGGCCGTGGAGGAGTGCGTGCTGAGCGGGGAGCCGCCAGCCCGGATCGTCGTCGGCGACGACGCCGAGGGTTTCGCCCGGCTTCTGAAGGACGCCACCGCCGACGACCTGGCCGGCATGCTGCGTGACTACGTGGCGCAGATGGGCGCACCGGTGAGCACTCCCGGCCCGTCCTCTGAGAAGGGCTGAGCCGCCCCCTGGCATGTGGTCCCCGCCGACCACAAGTGGTTCACCCGGATCGCCGTCGCTGCCATCCTCGTCTCGGCGCTCGCTGATGTCGACCCGCAGTACCCCCGGGTGAGCCCGGAGATCCACCGGGAGATGGGCTCGGCCCGGGAGCGCCTGATGGACGAGCTGGAGCCTTAGCCGCCGGCGGCGGCGAGGGCGGCCGATTGCAGGTCGGCGTGGACAGCCGGGGCCTGGGCCGCCTCGAACAGCCGCTGGGTCAGGACCACCACGACGAGATCGCGGGCGGGATCGACGAGCCACGACGTGCCGAGCCCCCCATCCCAGCCGTAGGCGCCGGCGTACGGGCCCTCGGTGATCACGGACTGGCAGAAGCCCCAACTGCGCCCGGCCAGGAAGCCCTTGATGTCGCGGGCCTTCTGCTCGGCGGTCAGCTGGTCGCTCGTCATCCGGGCCACCATGTCCGGCGCCAGCACCGGGGCGCCGCCCCCGAGGAGCATCCGGGCCAGGGCCAGCAGGTCGTCGACGGTCGAGACCAAGCCGGCGGCCCCGTCCCCGAACGCCGGCGGCCGGCTCCACTGGCCGTCGGGCCGGTCCCACACCTGCAGGCCGTCCGGGGTCGGGAGGTAGGCGGTGGCCAGCCGGTCCCGGTCGGGCGCCCAGAAGCCGGTGTCGGACATGCCCAGCTGCTCGAACACGCGGCTGTGGAGGACCTGGGGGAAGGGCTCTCCCGCCACTCGGGCCAGCAGGACCCCGAGGACCGACGCGCCGGTGTTGTAGAGCCAGCGCTGTCCGGGCTGGTCCATCAGCGGAAGAGACCCGAGGGCGCCGATCCAGGTGTCCGGGTCGGCCTGCTCGTCGGGCGCGGGCGGACCGAGCGTTCCGAGGTGTCGCTCGTTGGCGGCGGCCACGATCGGCCACGGCTCGGGCGCCATGAACATGTCCACGATCATCCCGAATCCCATGGTGAACGTCAGCAGGTGCCGGACCGTGATCGGGCGCTCGGCCGGGACCACATCGTCCAGCGGCCCGTCCATCCGCCGCAGGACCTTGGGCGATGCGAGCTCCGGGAGCCACCGGTCGATCGGGTCGTCCAGACCGAGCCGCCCCTCGCCGACCAGAGCAAGAGTGGCGGCACCGGTGATCGGCTTGGTGGTCGAGGCGATGCGGAAGAGCGAGTCCCGCCGCACCGGGGGACCTCCGATCGACAGCGATCCCGCCGTGGTGACGTGGACCTGCTCGCCTCTGCTCACCAGCGCCACCACACCCGGCATCCCGCCGCCGGCGACGTGGCCGGCGGCCACCTCGTCGAACCGGGCCAGGCCCTCGGCGGTCAGGGGGTCGTTGTTCGCCACGGCGTCCTACTCCAGGCGGGTCGGCTGTTGTAGGGACGGGGGCGGCGCCGACAAATCATCGATACCGTGCCGCCCGTGGACTTCGACGACAACCCCGACGAGGCTGCCTTCCGCCGGGAGGCCCATGACTGGCTGGCGGCCCACGCTCCTCCGAAGGACCCGGCCCGCTCCGGCCCGGGCTCGGGGGGCCAGCTGGACCGCGAGAGCGAGCTCGAGCACCTCCGGCAGTCCCAGGAGTGGCAGGCGACTCTCTACGAGGGTGGGTGGGCGGGGATCACCTGGCCGAAGGAGTACGGCGGCCGGGGCGGCACGCCCATCCAGGCGATCATCTTCGGCCAGGAGCAGGCCCGCTTCGACGTGCCGTCGGGCGTCTTTGCCCAGGGCATCGGGATGGCGGGCCCCACGCTGATGGCGCACGGGACCGAGGACCAGAAGGAGCGGTTCCTCCGACCGATGCTGCGGGGGGACGAGGTGTGGTGCCAGCTGTTCTCCGAGCCGGGAGCCGGATCCGATCTCGCCAACCTCTCCACCCGCGCCGAGCGCGACGGTGACGAGTTCGTCGTCAACGGCCAGAAGGTGTGGACGTCGTCCGCCCACTACGCCGACTGGGGCATCCTCCTGGCGCGGAGCGACTTCGACGCGCCCAAGCACCGGGGGATCACCTACTTCCTCGTCGACATGCACACTCCCGGCATCGACGTCCGCCCGCTCCGCCAGGCCACGGGCGCGGCCCATTTCAACGAGGTCTTCCTCTCCGACGTGCGCGTCCCGGCCGACCAGGCCGTCGGACCGGTCAACGGCGGATGGGGCGTCACCGTCACGACCCTGGCCAACGAGCGCATGCTGATCGGAGGCGGCCAGGGCGCGGGTGACGCCTTCGGGGACCTGGTTCAGCTGGCGGCGTCGTGCGGGCGCAAGGGGGACGCCGTTGCCCGCCAGCACCTGGCCGAGGCGTTCATCCGCGTGCAGCTCCTCAAGTACCTGGGGTGGCGGGTCCAGACCGCCATATCCAAGGGCCAGCAGCCGGGGCCGGAGAGCTCGGTGCTCAAGCTGGCCCTGTCCCGACACCTGGCGGCCACGGGGGACCTGGTCATGGAGCTGGAGGGGCTGGGCGCCACCCTGCTCGACTACGACGATCCGGCCTCCGGCACCTGGCCGCGCCAGTTCCTCGGCCAGTGGAGCTCGCGCATCGGCGGCGGCACCGAGCAGATCCAGCGCAACATCATCGGGGAGCGGGTGCTCGGCCTGCCCTCCGAGCCGCGCCTCGACAAGGACATCCCGTTCCGCGCCGCCGCCGGGGCCGGGGTCTGAGCCCGAGGCGCCCCTTGGCCGGGTCCCCCGCCTCTGGTTGACTTCGGCCGTGATCACGCCCTACGACGACTATCCGATTCACCAGACCGCCGAGCCGGTGGCTCATCCGGCCACCGGTGACCCCAACCACTACGACCGGTACTTTTTCAACGGGTTCACACACGACGGGACCGTCTTCTTCGGCGGGGCCATGGGCCACTATCCCAACCGCGGGATCATCGACGCCGCCTTC belongs to Acidimicrobiales bacterium and includes:
- a CDS encoding acyl-CoA dehydrogenase family protein produces the protein MDFDDNPDEAAFRREAHDWLAAHAPPKDPARSGPGSGGQLDRESELEHLRQSQEWQATLYEGGWAGITWPKEYGGRGGTPIQAIIFGQEQARFDVPSGVFAQGIGMAGPTLMAHGTEDQKERFLRPMLRGDEVWCQLFSEPGAGSDLANLSTRAERDGDEFVVNGQKVWTSSAHYADWGILLARSDFDAPKHRGITYFLVDMHTPGIDVRPLRQATGAAHFNEVFLSDVRVPADQAVGPVNGGWGVTVTTLANERMLIGGGQGAGDAFGDLVQLAASCGRKGDAVARQHLAEAFIRVQLLKYLGWRVQTAISKGQQPGPESSVLKLALSRHLAATGDLVMELEGLGATLLDYDDPASGTWPRQFLGQWSSRIGGGTEQIQRNIIGERVLGLPSEPRLDKDIPFRAAAGAGV
- a CDS encoding serine hydrolase domain-containing protein, whose translation is MANNDPLTAEGLARFDEVAAGHVAGGGMPGVVALVSRGEQVHVTTAGSLSIGGPPVRRDSLFRIASTTKPITGAATLALVGEGRLGLDDPIDRWLPELASPKVLRRMDGPLDDVVPAERPITVRHLLTFTMGFGMIVDMFMAPEPWPIVAAANERHLGTLGPPAPDEQADPDTWIGALGSLPLMDQPGQRWLYNTGASVLGVLLARVAGEPFPQVLHSRVFEQLGMSDTGFWAPDRDRLATAYLPTPDGLQVWDRPDGQWSRPPAFGDGAAGLVSTVDDLLALARMLLGGGAPVLAPDMVARMTSDQLTAEQKARDIKGFLAGRSWGFCQSVITEGPYAGAYGWDGGLGTSWLVDPARDLVVVVLTQRLFEAAQAPAVHADLQSAALAAAGG